A region of Oncorhynchus kisutch isolate 150728-3 linkage group LG29, Okis_V2, whole genome shotgun sequence DNA encodes the following proteins:
- the bbs1 gene encoding BBSome complex member BBS1 isoform X2, with the protein MTSVPSGSETSKWLDAHYDPVANLYTFSSCIALADLHGDGENKLVVGDLGTGSCNMKLKVYRGTGLMSENTLLDLPTGLVSFLMDQHEPRTPAIAVASGPFIYVYKNLRPYFKFTLPPLEVNALEQDVWNQAREDMIDPLSLKEMLEGIRDKADVPLSVRSLRFLMLDPQDTEAFVNLHKAQPIRRQTVITCIGTLKKNMADEDAVSCLVIGTESKDVYILDPEAFTILSKMSVPSAPTQMDVTGQFDVEFRITVACRNGNIYILRRDSPKPKYCIELSSHPVGLVRMGKSVVVGCAQETLQGFTQKGKKLWTACLPAPVTTMGVMDLPTRGFQAVLVGLANCEVHLYRDKNLISTIKTPDVVTSICFGRYGREDGTLIMTTKGGGLIVKILKRTAVFDDRDSAPGPPLAQSIRLNIPKKTKLYVDQTMRERENAVAMHRAFQMDLSRLRLAAARAYVKALESSLTPMSSSLSEPLKMNAVVQGLGPSFKLTLNIQNTAACRPVMHLAISFLYDESLYSMRTAFFKIPLLVPGLNYPIDTFVECLSDKGISDIIKVFVLREGKSAPLLTAHINMPVSEGLALN; encoded by the exons atgacgtctgtgcccagtgg CTCTGAGACCAGTAAATGGTTAGATGCACACTACGATCCAGTGGCCAATCTCTATACTTTTTCATCGTGCATTG CTCTTGCAGACCTGCATGGGGATGGTGAGAATAAG TTGGTGGTGGGGGACCTGGGAACTGGTTCATGCAACATGAAGCTGAAGGTGTACCGTGGAACTGGCCTGATGAGTGAGAACACGTTGCTCGATCTGCCCACTGGCTTGGTTTCTTTCCTCATGGACCAGCATGAGCCACGCACGCCTGCCATCGCTGTGGCTTCCGGCCCCTTCATCTATGTCTATAAAAACCTGCGGCCCTATTTCAAGTTCACTCTCCCTCCGTTAGAGGTCAATGCCCTGGAACAGGACGTCTGGAACCAGGCAAGGGAG GACATGATTGACCCATTGAGCTTGAAGGAAATGTTGGAGGGCATCCG AGACAAAGCTGATGTTCCACTCTCCGTCAGATCTTTGAG GTTCCTCATGTTGGACCCACAAGACACGGAGGCTTTTGTGAACCTTCATAAGGCGCAGCCAATACGAAGACAG ACTGTTATTACATGCATCGGCACCCTGAAGAAGAACATGGCTGATGAGGATGCAGTCAGCTGTCTGGTTATTGGCACTGAGAGTAAAGATGTCTATATCCTGGACCCTGAGGCCTTCACCATCCTCTCGAAG ATGTCCGTCCCCAGTGCTCCCACTCAAATGGATGTGACTGGTCAGTTTGATGTGGAGTTCCGGATCACTGTGGCCTGTCGCAATGGGAATATCTACATCCTCCGCAG GGACTCTCCCAAGCCCAAGTACTGTATTGAGCTGTCTTCTCACCCTGTGGGGCTGGTGAGGATGGGGAAGAGTGTGGTGGTGGGATGTGCCCAGGAGACCCTGCAGGGCTTCACACAGAAG GGGAAGAAGCTGTGGACGGCTTGCCTGCCAGCCCCTGTCACTACCATGGGCGTAATGGACCTCCCCACCAGGGGCTTCCAGGCTGTGTTAGTGGGCCTGGCTAACTGTGAGGTCCACCTCTACAGAGACAAAAACCTCATCAGCACCATCAAGACTCCG GATGTAGTGACCAGCATTTGTTTTGGGAGATATGGACGAGAAGATGGAACCCTTATAATGACCACCAAAG GAGGTGGTCTGATAGTAAAGATCCTGAAGAGGACAGCTGTGTTTGATGACAGGGACTCTGCCCCAGGTCCCCCTCTGGCACAAAGCATCCGCCTCAATATCCCCAAGAAGACCAAGCTGTACGTGGACCAAACCATGAGGGAACGGGAGAATGCTGTGG CAATGCACAGGGCCTTTCAGATGGACCTGAGTCGTCTGCGTCTGGCTGCAGCGAGGGCCTACGTTAAAGCCCTGGAGTCCAGCCTTACACCCATGTCCTCCAGCCTGTCTGAGCCTCTCAAGATGAACGCAGTG GTGCAGGGCCTGGGCCCATCCTTCAAGCTAACTCTGAACATCCAGAACACAGCCGCATGCCGTCCTGTCATGCACTTGGCCATCAGCTTTCTGTATGATGAGAGCCTGTATAGTATGAGGACAGCCTTCTTTAAG ATCCCCCTACTGGTTCCTGGGCTCAACTATCCTATTGACACGTTTGTGGAGTGCCTGAGTGATAAAGGAATCTCTGACATCATTAAA GTGTTTGTGCTGCGAGAGGGCAAGAGTGCACCCCTGCTGACTGCCCATATCAACATGCCCGTCAGTGAGGGACTGGCACTcaactga
- the bbs1 gene encoding BBSome complex member BBS1 isoform X1 has protein sequence MSSVSQMKENSETSKWLDAHYDPVANLYTFSSCIALADLHGDGENKLVVGDLGTGSCNMKLKVYRGTGLMSENTLLDLPTGLVSFLMDQHEPRTPAIAVASGPFIYVYKNLRPYFKFTLPPLEVNALEQDVWNQAREDMIDPLSLKEMLEGIRDKADVPLSVRSLRFLMLDPQDTEAFVNLHKAQPIRRQTVITCIGTLKKNMADEDAVSCLVIGTESKDVYILDPEAFTILSKMSVPSAPTQMDVTGQFDVEFRITVACRNGNIYILRRDSPKPKYCIELSSHPVGLVRMGKSVVVGCAQETLQGFTQKGKKLWTACLPAPVTTMGVMDLPTRGFQAVLVGLANCEVHLYRDKNLISTIKTPDVVTSICFGRYGREDGTLIMTTKGGGLIVKILKRTAVFDDRDSAPGPPLAQSIRLNIPKKTKLYVDQTMRERENAVAMHRAFQMDLSRLRLAAARAYVKALESSLTPMSSSLSEPLKMNAVVQGLGPSFKLTLNIQNTAACRPVMHLAISFLYDESLYSMRTAFFKIPLLVPGLNYPIDTFVECLSDKGISDIIKVFVLREGKSAPLLTAHINMPVSEGLALN, from the exons ATGTCTTCTGTCTCACAGATGAAAGAAAA CTCTGAGACCAGTAAATGGTTAGATGCACACTACGATCCAGTGGCCAATCTCTATACTTTTTCATCGTGCATTG CTCTTGCAGACCTGCATGGGGATGGTGAGAATAAG TTGGTGGTGGGGGACCTGGGAACTGGTTCATGCAACATGAAGCTGAAGGTGTACCGTGGAACTGGCCTGATGAGTGAGAACACGTTGCTCGATCTGCCCACTGGCTTGGTTTCTTTCCTCATGGACCAGCATGAGCCACGCACGCCTGCCATCGCTGTGGCTTCCGGCCCCTTCATCTATGTCTATAAAAACCTGCGGCCCTATTTCAAGTTCACTCTCCCTCCGTTAGAGGTCAATGCCCTGGAACAGGACGTCTGGAACCAGGCAAGGGAG GACATGATTGACCCATTGAGCTTGAAGGAAATGTTGGAGGGCATCCG AGACAAAGCTGATGTTCCACTCTCCGTCAGATCTTTGAG GTTCCTCATGTTGGACCCACAAGACACGGAGGCTTTTGTGAACCTTCATAAGGCGCAGCCAATACGAAGACAG ACTGTTATTACATGCATCGGCACCCTGAAGAAGAACATGGCTGATGAGGATGCAGTCAGCTGTCTGGTTATTGGCACTGAGAGTAAAGATGTCTATATCCTGGACCCTGAGGCCTTCACCATCCTCTCGAAG ATGTCCGTCCCCAGTGCTCCCACTCAAATGGATGTGACTGGTCAGTTTGATGTGGAGTTCCGGATCACTGTGGCCTGTCGCAATGGGAATATCTACATCCTCCGCAG GGACTCTCCCAAGCCCAAGTACTGTATTGAGCTGTCTTCTCACCCTGTGGGGCTGGTGAGGATGGGGAAGAGTGTGGTGGTGGGATGTGCCCAGGAGACCCTGCAGGGCTTCACACAGAAG GGGAAGAAGCTGTGGACGGCTTGCCTGCCAGCCCCTGTCACTACCATGGGCGTAATGGACCTCCCCACCAGGGGCTTCCAGGCTGTGTTAGTGGGCCTGGCTAACTGTGAGGTCCACCTCTACAGAGACAAAAACCTCATCAGCACCATCAAGACTCCG GATGTAGTGACCAGCATTTGTTTTGGGAGATATGGACGAGAAGATGGAACCCTTATAATGACCACCAAAG GAGGTGGTCTGATAGTAAAGATCCTGAAGAGGACAGCTGTGTTTGATGACAGGGACTCTGCCCCAGGTCCCCCTCTGGCACAAAGCATCCGCCTCAATATCCCCAAGAAGACCAAGCTGTACGTGGACCAAACCATGAGGGAACGGGAGAATGCTGTGG CAATGCACAGGGCCTTTCAGATGGACCTGAGTCGTCTGCGTCTGGCTGCAGCGAGGGCCTACGTTAAAGCCCTGGAGTCCAGCCTTACACCCATGTCCTCCAGCCTGTCTGAGCCTCTCAAGATGAACGCAGTG GTGCAGGGCCTGGGCCCATCCTTCAAGCTAACTCTGAACATCCAGAACACAGCCGCATGCCGTCCTGTCATGCACTTGGCCATCAGCTTTCTGTATGATGAGAGCCTGTATAGTATGAGGACAGCCTTCTTTAAG ATCCCCCTACTGGTTCCTGGGCTCAACTATCCTATTGACACGTTTGTGGAGTGCCTGAGTGATAAAGGAATCTCTGACATCATTAAA GTGTTTGTGCTGCGAGAGGGCAAGAGTGCACCCCTGCTGACTGCCCATATCAACATGCCCGTCAGTGAGGGACTGGCACTcaactga